The Cloacibacillus sp. genome contains the following window.
CGCTCGGAGCAGTATAATTTTTTTAAACAAGACCGAACAACAGAGGCTCTTGACCGGAAATAGATCGCCTGCAGGTTCAATGCAAGGAGGATCCTTGTGATCAAAAAACGAATCAAAATCTACTTTATTATAGCTGTTTGGGCGGCGGCCATCGGAGTCTTGGTTTTTAGTTTTGTGCAAATGTGGAGCTACGCCAACATCATTAACAATGCCGGCGTAGTACGCGGAGGTACTCAGAGAATATCGAAACTTGAATTGGCCCGCACGCCGAACGACGCGCTGATTTTACGTGTCGAGAAGCTTCTTTCGCAGCTACAGGCCAACGAAAAATCTCGCCTATTTAAGGGGGCGGACTCGAGATTTTTTATACAGAACCTGAATGCCGTACGACATAAATGGGAAGAAATAAAAGAACAGATACGTCTTGTGCGAGGCGGAGGGAATAGCGGCCGTCTCTTTGCCCTGAGCGAAGAGCACTTCGTGTTGGCGGATAGAGCCGTCTTGTCTGCAGAAGTTCGCGCCGAGAAGGAGTTCCGTTACAGTATCGTCGTAATACTGATGCTTTTTGTATGTGCTTCTGGTTTTATGGTTTTATTTGAATTCCATAGCGATAAGAGTCTGAAGCGCGTCTTTTACACCGATCCGCTGACAAATCATGACAATAGCACGGCCTTCATTGAGAAGGCGGCAAAGATACTTAAAAATGCCCGTTGTCGTGCATATCTTCTTCTTTATACCAATGTGAACAACTTCAGTTTCGTTAACCAGTCCTACGGTCATGAGGCGGGCGACAGGCTTATCCAACGGCTCTCTGCAAAGCTCCAGGAGACGTGCCAGGAGGGAGATCTCTTTGCGCACACGACGGCCGATCATTTTGTGCTTCTGTTGCAAAACAAAAACAACGCTGCCTTGCATATTTCTGAGGCGCTGGCAGACGCGCTTGAACAGGACACCGAGATCAATTTCTCCGGTATCATTTCATGCACCTGCGGAGTATATGAAATAGCTGACGGGCTAGAACCCGTCCCTTCAATGATAAGTAAGGCTACGCTTGCTGTCGCGCAGGGACGGTCGCGTTACGGCCTATCTTTCTATGGCGACGACTTGCTTAAAAAACTGACACGTGAGACGCTGCTTACCAAGCACATGTACAACGGCATCAAACAGCGGGAGTACCAGGTCTACCTGCAGCCCAAGGCGGAGCTAGCCACCGGAAAAATTATTGGCGCGGAGGTACTTTGTCGCTGGGTATCTTCAGAATTGGGCTTTCTTCCACCAGACGAATTTATCCCACTCTTTGAGAAAAACGGCTTCATCGTGGTGCTTGATTTTTATATGCTTGAACAGGCCTGCGAAAAATTTACGGAAATGTTCCATGACAAACAGCAAGCGCCAATACCTGTTTCCATTAATTTCTCGCGGGTAACGCTGCTGCAGAACGATTTCGTTGAACGCTTCACCACCGTTGTCGAACGGCATAAAATACCACATTGGGCGCTTGAGATAGAAGTAACAGAAAGCGCCTTTATTGTAGAAGAGGATACGGTCATAGGTATGCTGGAGACATTGAGGTCTCAGGGCTTTAAAATCGTCATGGATGATTTTGGGCTGGGATATTCTTCCCTCAACCTGCTGCGTAAATTGCCTATCGACGTATTGAAGATCGACAAGAGTTTTTTGCGCGAAAGCACCGAATCAGAGCGTGTCCGCCACATCATTGCCGGCATCGTGCAAATAACACAGAAGCTCAATATACAGGTGGTCTGCGAGGGCGTAGAGACGGCGGAGCAGGTTGCGCTGGTGCGGCAAATTGGCTGTGCAATAGGCCAGGGTTATTATTATTCAAAGCCAATTCCCGTTGATGAATTTCAAAAGAAATATCATTCAAAAGAAACCGATGAATAAAACATCCACACTGGACAAGAAGAACCGGAATCTCACGGCGCTTGTACTGTCGCTCGCGCTTATTTTGATGTTTGCTGCCTTGTATGCCTTTTCCAGCGTTATCAACCGCGACCAGGCAAAGCTGGGGCGAGAGCGTCTGCGCGAGATCACCGCTCAAAGCACCTCCTACGTCAATATGATCGTTACCAGAGAGATCAAAACGATGGATTTGATCTCGCAAAGACTTGCGAAGGTGGAAGATATCCGCTCAAAAGAGGCACTTGAGCTACTGAAAACACTTGCTGTCGACTCCGATTTTGACCGCCTTGCGCTGGACTTCGAAAGCGGTGAAAGCTACACCAGCGACGGATATATCGTCGATGTGAGCGACCTGGCCTATATCAAAGAGATTCCCAAAGGCAATACAATAATAACAGACCTCGTCGCTGCAAAGATAGACGGACGGTTAACCGTTTCTATCATCTCCCCTATTATCAAACAAGGCAAGGTCGTCGGCGCCGCGCGCGGCACCATCTACACCGAAAATTACGGAAAAGTATTAAACGTTGACGTCTTTGGAGGTGAAGGGTACTTTCACTTGCTTAACGGCAAAGGCGAGTATTTAGCGGCTTCGGATAGTAAAAACGCGATGCTGATGGATGAAAATTATTTCGACGCTCTGACAAAGCTGACCTACGACAATGGCTACAGCGCACAGCGGATAAAAGACGACTTCAAGCGCGGCGCGGCGGGTACTACCGCCTATTCCTACAACGGAAGGTCAAGATACGCAGAATACAGGCCCGTCGGGGTATCGGACTGGTACCTGGTCGTAATGGCCCCCAAAAAGGTTATAGACGCGAACGCGGACGCAATCCGACGCGACCTGTATATCTTCGTCGTCATATTTTCGGCAATTTTTTTTGCGCTCCTTGCCTTTTTCATCGGGACGATGAAACGCTCGGCGGACAAGATCAAAAAGATGAACGATGAACTTCTTGCTGATGAAAATCGTTATCTTGTTTTGCTTGAACACAGCGACAAGGTGATCTTTGAATTTTCGTTTGCCACGCATTCCATTGACTACAGTGATAAATTTATGGAGGTCTTCGGCTATGAGCCGACAACAGAAGGGCTGCCGGAAAGCATTATAGCTAACAAAGACATTCATCCAGACGACGCGGAAAAAATACACAGTGTCTTTGAACGGGTAGAGAATGGGGCACCAAGCAGCAGTACGGAGCTGCGCA
Protein-coding sequences here:
- a CDS encoding bifunctional diguanylate cyclase/phosphodiesterase; its protein translation is MIKKRIKIYFIIAVWAAAIGVLVFSFVQMWSYANIINNAGVVRGGTQRISKLELARTPNDALILRVEKLLSQLQANEKSRLFKGADSRFFIQNLNAVRHKWEEIKEQIRLVRGGGNSGRLFALSEEHFVLADRAVLSAEVRAEKEFRYSIVVILMLFVCASGFMVLFEFHSDKSLKRVFYTDPLTNHDNSTAFIEKAAKILKNARCRAYLLLYTNVNNFSFVNQSYGHEAGDRLIQRLSAKLQETCQEGDLFAHTTADHFVLLLQNKNNAALHISEALADALEQDTEINFSGIISCTCGVYEIADGLEPVPSMISKATLAVAQGRSRYGLSFYGDDLLKKLTRETLLTKHMYNGIKQREYQVYLQPKAELATGKIIGAEVLCRWVSSELGFLPPDEFIPLFEKNGFIVVLDFYMLEQACEKFTEMFHDKQQAPIPVSINFSRVTLLQNDFVERFTTVVERHKIPHWALEIEVTESAFIVEEDTVIGMLETLRSQGFKIVMDDFGLGYSSLNLLRKLPIDVLKIDKSFLRESTESERVRHIIAGIVQITQKLNIQVVCEGVETAEQVALVRQIGCAIGQGYYYSKPIPVDEFQKKYHSKETDE
- a CDS encoding diguanylate cyclase; the encoded protein is MNKTSTLDKKNRNLTALVLSLALILMFAALYAFSSVINRDQAKLGRERLREITAQSTSYVNMIVTREIKTMDLISQRLAKVEDIRSKEALELLKTLAVDSDFDRLALDFESGESYTSDGYIVDVSDLAYIKEIPKGNTIITDLVAAKIDGRLTVSIISPIIKQGKVVGAARGTIYTENYGKVLNVDVFGGEGYFHLLNGKGEYLAASDSKNAMLMDENYFDALTKLTYDNGYSAQRIKDDFKRGAAGTTAYSYNGRSRYAEYRPVGVSDWYLVVMAPKKVIDANADAIRRDLYIFVVIFSAIFFALLAFFIGTMKRSADKIKKMNDELLADENRYLVLLEHSDKVIFEFSFATHSIDYSDKFMEVFGYEPTTEGLPESIIANKDIHPDDAEKIHSVFERVENGAPSSSTELRIRSAKGGYIWCYIMLATIFSENGIPVRALGMMENIDPQKRKEQALITKAEKDELTGLYNKATTERLIRDFLRDTDIAAMHALLIIDIDNFKLVNDRLGHMYGDVVLATLAQCLMPIFRVNDVIGRIGGDEFFVFMKNISSENIAFTKAETICGLFRRTYCENNVSCQISASIGIAIFPSHGVG